The following proteins come from a genomic window of Paucimonas lemoignei:
- the glpM gene encoding protein GlpM: MDLLFKALIGAAVVVILAALAKTRNYYIAGLVPLFPTFALIAHYIVGKGRSLDDLKTTILFGMWSIIPYFVYLAALYLLVDRWRLEVSLALAAVAWLVAATLLVMVWVRFHG, encoded by the coding sequence GTGGATTTGCTTTTTAAGGCCCTTATCGGCGCCGCCGTCGTGGTCATCCTCGCAGCGCTGGCCAAGACCAGAAACTATTACATCGCAGGCCTGGTGCCGCTGTTTCCGACCTTCGCGCTGATTGCCCATTACATCGTCGGCAAGGGTCGTTCGCTGGACGACCTGAAGACCACGATCCTGTTTGGCATGTGGTCGATCATTCCGTATTTCGTTTACTTGGCGGCGCTGTATCTGTTGGTGGACCGCTGGCGGCTCGAGGTTTCCCTCGCCTTGGCGGCCGTCGCCTGGCTGGTGGCGGCGACGTTGCTGGTGATGGTGTGGGTGCGGTTTCATGGTTGA
- a CDS encoding DSBA oxidoreductase codes for MSTPLKIDFVSDVSCPWCVVGLRALNDALAELGDEVRAQIHFQPFELNPNMPAEGQDLNEHIVEKYGSTPEQFEANRENIRQRGAELGFTFSQGNRRIYNTFDAHRLLHWAELEGKQQALKEALFAAYFTDLADPSSHRVLADVAQKVGLDRLRAEAILNSDEYAAEVREQEQLWVSRGVSSVPTIVFNDQYAVSGGQPVEVFVGAIRQIVAEGK; via the coding sequence ATGAGCACACCCCTGAAAATCGATTTTGTCTCCGATGTCTCCTGCCCCTGGTGCGTGGTGGGGCTGCGCGCCCTGAACGATGCTCTGGCCGAGTTGGGCGATGAGGTTCGGGCGCAGATCCATTTCCAGCCTTTCGAGCTGAACCCGAACATGCCCGCTGAGGGCCAGGACCTGAACGAGCACATCGTCGAAAAATACGGCTCTACCCCGGAGCAGTTCGAAGCCAATCGCGAGAATATCCGTCAGCGGGGCGCTGAATTGGGTTTCACTTTTTCCCAGGGCAACCGCCGTATCTACAACACCTTCGATGCCCATCGGTTGCTGCACTGGGCTGAGCTGGAAGGTAAACAGCAGGCGCTGAAAGAGGCCTTGTTCGCGGCGTACTTTACCGACCTGGCAGACCCGTCCAGCCATCGTGTCCTGGCGGATGTGGCGCAGAAAGTCGGCCTGGATCGCCTGCGTGCAGAAGCGATTCTCAACAGTGACGAATACGCAGCAGAGGTTCGTGAGCAGGAGCAGCTTTGGGTGTCACGCGGCGTCAGCTCGGTGCCGACCATTGTCTTCAATGACCAATATGCGGTGTCCGGCGGGCAACCGGTTGAGGTGTTTGTCGGAGCGATTCGGCAGATAGTGGCCGAGGGTAAGTAG
- the catD_3 gene encoding Alpha/beta hydrolase fold codes for MRVFLFLAAFLCGLPSFAASRCDVNVPVQMAQLNEVRLAYQSIGDESDPALLLVMGLGGQLIHWPDEVVAALCQQGYRVIRYDNRDVGLSTWNSPPANANLTYEVLRYKLGLDVSAPYSLTDMADDALGLMDALHVQQFHVLGASMGGMIAQHLADIAPRRIESLTLIMTSSGAQGLPMPNPALMQLLAERGAPNRDAALEQQADLLAALGSPTIKDDRAQLLQQAAASYDRAFNPEGVKRQILAILAEPSRVELLNRLRLPVLVVHGTADPLLPVMHGVHVAAHIQGSQLRLIPGLAHRFQEAFKAPLLGAVLPYLKAQHEDGRHMAQL; via the coding sequence ATGCGCGTTTTTCTTTTTCTGGCCGCTTTTTTGTGCGGCCTGCCGTCGTTTGCGGCTTCTCGATGTGACGTCAACGTCCCTGTGCAAATGGCTCAGCTCAACGAAGTGCGCCTGGCGTATCAAAGCATCGGCGATGAGTCCGATCCTGCGTTACTGCTGGTCATGGGCCTGGGTGGTCAGTTGATCCACTGGCCGGACGAAGTAGTCGCCGCGCTGTGTCAGCAGGGTTATCGGGTTATCCGCTACGACAACCGTGACGTAGGCCTGTCCACCTGGAACAGCCCGCCCGCCAATGCCAACCTCACCTATGAAGTGCTGCGCTACAAATTGGGGCTGGACGTGTCGGCGCCCTATTCATTGACCGACATGGCCGACGACGCGCTGGGTTTGATGGACGCCTTGCACGTTCAGCAGTTTCACGTGCTGGGGGCCAGCATGGGTGGCATGATTGCCCAGCACTTGGCAGATATCGCTCCGCGACGTATCGAAAGCCTGACCCTGATCATGACCAGCTCCGGCGCTCAGGGTTTGCCGATGCCCAACCCGGCGTTGATGCAACTGCTCGCCGAGCGCGGCGCGCCGAATCGTGATGCGGCCCTTGAGCAGCAGGCTGATTTGCTGGCGGCACTGGGTAGCCCGACCATAAAAGATGATCGCGCCCAGTTACTGCAACAGGCAGCGGCTTCCTATGACCGTGCTTTCAACCCCGAAGGCGTGAAGCGCCAGATCCTCGCGATTCTGGCCGAGCCCAGCCGTGTCGAGCTGCTCAACCGTCTGCGCCTGCCCGTGCTGGTGGTGCACGGCACGGCGGACCCGCTGTTGCCGGTGATGCACGGCGTGCATGTGGCTGCGCACATCCAGGGCAGCCAGCTGCGTCTGATTCCAGGGCTGGCTCATCGTTTTCAGGAAGCCTTCAAGGCGCCGCTGCTGGGCGCCGTGCTGCCGTACCTGAAAGCCCAGCATGAAGATGGCCGTCACATGGCCCAGCTTTGA
- the metR gene encoding HTH-type transcriptional regulator MetR encodes MLEIRHLKTLHALREADSLVEAAERLHLTQSALSHQFKELEERMGMQLFVRKTKPVRFTSAGLRLLQLADSVLPQLRGAERDIARLAGGTAGRLHMAIECHSCFQWLMPTIDQFRDAWPEVELDLASGFAFAPLPALARGDLDLVVTSDPLELVGITYVPLFTYEAMLAVANQHPLASKPYIVPEDLIKETLITYPVERDRLDIFTRFLEPADIEPAQVRTSELTVMMMQLVASGRGVCGMPHWALHEYSSRGYVKGKRLGEKGLFATLYAGVRADMLDAPYMRDFLLTAKDTSFSTLDGVSAVR; translated from the coding sequence ATGCTTGAGATACGCCACCTGAAAACCCTGCATGCCCTGCGCGAAGCCGACAGTCTGGTGGAAGCCGCCGAGCGCCTGCACCTGACCCAATCGGCGCTGTCCCACCAGTTCAAGGAGCTGGAAGAGAGAATGGGCATGCAGCTGTTCGTGCGCAAAACCAAGCCGGTGCGCTTCACCAGCGCCGGGTTGCGCTTGCTACAGCTAGCCGATTCAGTGTTACCGCAGCTGCGTGGCGCCGAACGTGACATCGCCCGTCTGGCAGGCGGTACCGCCGGGCGCCTGCACATGGCTATCGAATGCCACAGCTGCTTTCAGTGGCTGATGCCGACCATCGACCAGTTCCGAGATGCCTGGCCGGAAGTCGAGCTGGACCTGGCTTCGGGCTTTGCCTTTGCACCCCTGCCCGCCCTGGCCCGCGGCGATCTGGACCTGGTGGTGACGTCGGACCCACTGGAGCTGGTGGGCATCACCTATGTGCCTCTGTTCACCTATGAAGCAATGCTCGCGGTTGCCAACCAGCACCCATTGGCCAGCAAGCCCTACATCGTGCCCGAGGACCTGATCAAAGAAACCCTGATCACCTACCCCGTGGAGCGTGACCGGCTGGATATCTTCACCCGCTTTCTAGAGCCCGCCGACATCGAACCGGCGCAAGTGCGCACCTCTGAACTGACGGTTATGATGATGCAGCTGGTGGCCAGCGGCCGTGGCGTCTGCGGCATGCCCCATTGGGCGCTGCATGAATACAGCTCGCGCGGCTACGTGAAGGGCAAGCGCCTGGGCGAAAAAGGATTGTTCGCTACACTCTATGCCGGTGTCCGCGCCGACATGCTCGATGCGCCCTACATGCGCGACTTCCTGCTGACCGCCAAGGACACCTCGTTCTCGACGCTGGATGGGGTGAGTGCGGTGAGGTAG
- the gcvH_1 gene encoding glycine cleavage system protein H: protein MSELRFTVDHEWLRAEADGSVTVGITPYAQESLGDVVFVQLPELQTYAQHAEASVVESVKAASSINMPLDGEVVEVNQALDATPELVNEDALGAGWFFRFIPQDASAIDRLLDQDAYDRLIKANAEA from the coding sequence ATGAGCGAGTTGCGATTCACTGTCGATCACGAGTGGCTGCGTGCCGAAGCCGATGGCAGTGTCACCGTAGGCATCACGCCTTACGCGCAAGAGTCCCTGGGTGATGTGGTGTTCGTGCAATTGCCCGAGCTGCAGACCTACGCTCAGCACGCTGAAGCCTCGGTAGTGGAATCAGTAAAAGCCGCCAGCAGCATCAACATGCCTCTGGATGGCGAAGTGGTTGAAGTCAACCAGGCCCTCGACGCAACCCCTGAACTGGTCAATGAAGACGCCCTGGGCGCTGGCTGGTTCTTTCGCTTCATTCCCCAAGATGCCAGCGCTATCGACCGCCTGCTGGATCAGGACGCCTACGACCGCCTGATCAAAGCCAACGCCGAAGCCTGA
- the gcvP gene encoding glycine dehydrogenase — MTDRIELSTHNEFIARHIGPRAADEQAMLTTLGFDSLEALSASVIPESIKGTSVLGMEPGLSEADALASIKAIAGKNQLFKTYIGQGYYGTHTPAPILRNLLENPAWYTAYTPYQPEISQGRLESLLNFQTLISDLTGLPIANASLLDEATAAAEAMTFCKRLSKNKSSHQFFASSHCHPQTLDVLRTRAEPLGITVVVADETELTDVSPFFGALLQYPASNGDLFDYRELVERFHAANALVAVAADLLALTLLTPPGEFGADVAIGSAQRFGVPLGFGGPHAAYFSTKDAFKRDMPGRLVGVSVDRHGKQALRLAMQTREQHIRREKATSNICTAQVLLANIASMYAVYHGPRGLTQIANRVHQLTAIFAKGLSQLGLNVEQAFFFDSLSLKTGADTATLHAKARAQQINLREIDAERLGLSFDETTSQASVETLWAIFAGEGQQLPDFAALAQSVEARLPQALLRQSAILSHPVFNRYHSETELMRYLRKLADKDLALDRTMIPLGSCTMKLNAASEMIPVTWAEFGNLHPFAPAEQSAGYQQLTDELEAMLCAATGYDSISLQPNAGSQGEYAGLLAIRAYHQSCGDERRDICLIPSSAHGTNPATANMAGMRVVVTACDARGNVDIEDLRAKAIEHRDHLAALMITYPSTHGVFEEGIREICAIVHDNGGQVYIDGANMNAMVGLCAPGKFGGDVSHLNLHKTFCIPHGGGGPGVGPIGVKSHLTPFLPGHAKMERKEGAVCAAPFGSASILPITWMYISMMGGEGLKRASQLAILNANYISRRLEEHYPVLYTGSSGLVAHECILDLRPLKETSGISVDDVAKRLIDFGFHAPTMSFPVAGTLMIEPTESESKEELDRFCDAMIKIREEIRAVENGSLDKEDNPLKNAPHTAAEIVGEWSHPYSREQAVYPVESLIDGKYWPPVGRVDNVFGDRNLICACPSIESYQEA, encoded by the coding sequence ATGACTGACCGTATTGAATTGAGCACCCACAACGAATTCATCGCCCGTCATATCGGCCCTCGCGCCGCTGACGAACAGGCCATGCTCACCACGCTGGGCTTCGATTCCCTGGAAGCGCTGAGCGCCAGTGTCATCCCGGAAAGCATCAAAGGCACTAGCGTGCTGGGCATGGAGCCGGGCCTGAGTGAAGCCGACGCGCTGGCCTCGATCAAAGCCATCGCGGGCAAGAACCAGCTGTTCAAGACCTACATCGGTCAGGGCTACTACGGCACTCACACGCCGGCGCCGATCCTGCGCAACCTGCTGGAAAACCCGGCCTGGTACACCGCTTATACGCCTTACCAACCAGAAATTTCCCAGGGCCGCCTGGAATCACTGCTGAACTTCCAGACCCTGATCAGCGACCTGACCGGCCTGCCAATCGCCAACGCCTCGCTGCTCGACGAAGCCACCGCCGCCGCCGAAGCCATGACCTTCTGCAAACGTCTGAGCAAGAACAAAAGCAGCCACCAGTTCTTCGCTTCCAGCCATTGCCACCCACAGACCCTAGACGTGCTGCGCACCCGGGCCGAGCCACTGGGCATCACCGTTGTGGTGGCGGATGAAACAGAGCTGACCGATGTCAGCCCGTTCTTCGGCGCCCTGCTGCAATACCCGGCGAGCAACGGCGACCTGTTCGACTACCGCGAACTGGTCGAGCGCTTCCACGCCGCCAACGCGCTGGTTGCCGTGGCAGCCGACCTGCTGGCCCTGACCCTGCTGACCCCGCCAGGCGAATTCGGCGCCGATGTGGCCATCGGCAGTGCCCAGCGTTTCGGCGTGCCACTGGGTTTCGGCGGCCCGCACGCGGCTTACTTCTCGACTAAAGATGCGTTCAAGCGCGACATGCCAGGCCGTCTGGTCGGTGTATCGGTGGATCGCCACGGCAAGCAAGCGTTGCGTCTGGCCATGCAGACCCGCGAGCAACATATCCGCCGCGAGAAAGCCACCAGCAACATCTGCACCGCGCAAGTGCTGCTGGCCAACATCGCCAGCATGTACGCCGTTTACCATGGTCCGCGCGGCCTGACCCAAATCGCCAATCGTGTGCATCAACTGACCGCGATCTTCGCCAAGGGCCTGAGCCAGTTGGGCCTGAACGTCGAGCAAGCATTCTTCTTCGACAGCCTGAGCCTCAAGACCGGCGCCGACACGGCCACCCTGCACGCCAAAGCGCGCGCCCAGCAGATCAACCTGCGTGAAATCGACGCCGAACGTCTGGGCCTGTCTTTTGACGAGACCACGTCGCAAGCGTCGGTTGAAACCCTGTGGGCGATTTTCGCCGGTGAAGGCCAGCAACTGCCGGACTTCGCAGCCCTGGCGCAAAGCGTTGAAGCGCGTCTGCCGCAAGCATTGCTGCGTCAATCGGCGATCCTCAGCCACCCGGTGTTCAACCGCTATCACTCGGAAACCGAGCTGATGCGCTACCTGCGCAAGCTGGCCGACAAGGACCTGGCGCTGGACCGCACCATGATCCCGCTGGGCTCGTGCACCATGAAGCTCAACGCCGCCAGCGAAATGATCCCGGTGACCTGGGCCGAATTCGGCAACCTGCACCCGTTTGCCCCGGCTGAACAAAGCGCTGGCTACCAGCAACTGACCGACGAACTGGAAGCGATGCTCTGCGCTGCTACCGGTTATGACTCGATCTCCCTGCAACCCAACGCCGGTTCCCAAGGCGAATACGCAGGTCTGCTGGCAATTCGTGCCTATCACCAGAGCTGTGGCGACGAGCGCCGCGACATCTGCCTGATCCCGTCTTCTGCCCATGGCACCAACCCGGCCACCGCTAACATGGCGGGCATGCGTGTTGTAGTGACTGCGTGCGATGCCCGTGGCAACGTCGACATCGAAGACCTGCGCGCCAAAGCCATCGAGCACCGCGATCACCTTGCAGCCTTGATGATCACCTATCCGTCGACTCATGGCGTGTTCGAAGAAGGCATCCGCGAAATCTGCGCCATCGTGCATGACAACGGCGGCCAGGTTTACATCGACGGCGCCAACATGAACGCCATGGTTGGCCTGTGTGCACCGGGCAAGTTCGGCGGCGACGTCTCGCACTTGAACCTGCACAAAACGTTCTGCATCCCCCATGGCGGTGGCGGCCCGGGCGTTGGCCCGATTGGCGTCAAGTCGCACCTGACCCCGTTCCTGCCGGGCCACGCGAAGATGGAGCGCAAGGAAGGCGCAGTCTGCGCAGCGCCGTTCGGCAGCGCCAGCATCCTGCCGATCACCTGGATGTACATCAGCATGATGGGCGGCGAAGGCCTCAAACGCGCTTCGCAACTGGCGATCCTCAACGCCAACTACATCTCCCGTCGCCTGGAAGAACACTACCCCGTGCTCTACACCGGCAGCAGCGGCCTGGTAGCTCACGAATGCATCCTCGACCTGCGCCCACTGAAAGAAACCAGCGGCATCAGCGTTGATGACGTGGCCAAGCGCCTGATCGACTTCGGTTTCCATGCGCCGACCATGTCGTTCCCGGTAGCCGGCACCTTGATGATCGAGCCGACCGAAAGCGAATCCAAGGAAGAGCTGGACCGTTTCTGTGACGCCATGATCAAGATCCGCGAAGAAATCCGCGCAGTGGAAAACGGCTCGCTGGACAAGGAAGACAACCCGCTGAAAAACGCCCCGCACACCGCGGCGGAAATCGTTGGCGAGTGGAGCCATCCGTACAGCCGCGAGCAAGCGGTGTATCCGGTCGAGTCCCTGATCGACGGCAAATACTGGCCGCCCGTGGGTCGCGTCGACAACGTGTTCGGCGACCGCAACCTGATCTGTGCCTGTCCGTCCATCGAGAGCTATCAAGAGGCGTGA
- the gcvT2 gene encoding glycine cleavage system T protein, with the protein MTEQLLTTPLHALHRELGAKMVPFAGYDMPVQYPAGVMKEHLHTREKAGLFDVSHMGQIRLTGADAAKALETLVPVDIIDLPVGMQRYAMFTNETGGILDDLMVANLGNDQLMLVVNAACKNEDLAHLQKHLASHCVIEPLFEERALLALQGPQAVTVLARLAPEVAKMTFMQFASVKLLGVDCYVSRSGYTGEDGYEISVPADQAETLARRLLAEPEVAPIGLGARDSLRLEAGLCLYGHDMNTETTPIQASLLWAISKVRRADGERAGGFPGAAQIFAEQQNPPLRKRVGLLPQERTPVREGTDIVDADDNSIGTVCSGGFGPSLGGPLAMGYVDTALTGLETKVWAVVRGKKVPMLVTKMPFVAQRYFRG; encoded by the coding sequence ATGACCGAACAACTGCTCACCACCCCGCTCCACGCCCTGCATCGCGAACTCGGCGCAAAAATGGTGCCTTTCGCGGGCTATGACATGCCGGTGCAATACCCTGCTGGCGTGATGAAAGAACACCTGCACACCCGTGAAAAAGCCGGGCTGTTCGACGTGTCGCACATGGGCCAGATTCGTCTGACCGGCGCCGATGCCGCCAAGGCATTGGAAACCCTAGTCCCGGTGGACATCATCGACTTGCCCGTCGGCATGCAGCGCTACGCGATGTTCACCAACGAAACCGGCGGCATCCTTGACGACCTGATGGTTGCCAACCTGGGTAACGATCAACTGATGCTGGTGGTCAACGCCGCCTGCAAGAACGAAGACCTGGCCCATCTGCAAAAACATCTGGCCAGTCATTGCGTCATCGAGCCATTGTTCGAAGAGCGTGCCCTGCTCGCCCTGCAAGGCCCGCAAGCGGTCACCGTGCTGGCGCGCCTGGCGCCGGAAGTCGCCAAGATGACCTTCATGCAGTTCGCCAGCGTCAAGCTGCTGGGCGTTGACTGCTACGTCAGCCGGTCGGGTTACACCGGCGAAGACGGCTACGAAATATCCGTCCCGGCTGATCAGGCTGAGACTTTGGCGCGTCGCCTGCTGGCTGAGCCTGAAGTCGCACCGATCGGCCTTGGCGCCCGGGACTCCCTGCGCCTTGAAGCCGGTCTTTGCCTGTACGGCCACGACATGAACACCGAGACCACGCCGATCCAGGCCAGCCTGTTGTGGGCCATCTCCAAGGTACGTCGCGCCGATGGCGAACGTGCTGGAGGCTTCCCCGGCGCCGCGCAGATCTTCGCTGAGCAACAGAATCCTCCGTTGCGCAAACGGGTCGGCCTGCTGCCACAAGAACGTACCCCGGTGCGCGAAGGCACCGACATCGTCGATGCCGATGACAACTCCATCGGTACTGTCTGCAGCGGCGGCTTCGGCCCAAGCCTGGGCGGCCCTCTGGCGATGGGTTATGTGGACACCGCCCTGACCGGCCTGGAGACCAAAGTGTGGGCTGTTGTACGCGGTAAGAAAGTACCGATGCTGGTCACGAAAATGCCTTTCGTGGCGCAACGTTACTTCCGCGGTTAA
- a CDS encoding RDD domain-containing protein: protein MSRHMLRPQGDFPAASLGRRLAAICYDALLCFALLLVTAFIYKLVMMAFIGEARLKALSESGSLDGDPLLSAVLFVVLFGFFAKFWTHSGQTLGMQVWGIRVQNADGSGISLLQALLRFMVSIASWLCLGLGFAWALYDKQKRGWHDLYSNSQLVRVPKQR, encoded by the coding sequence ATGTCCAGACACATGCTTCGTCCGCAAGGTGACTTCCCCGCTGCAAGCCTGGGCCGCCGTCTCGCTGCCATCTGCTACGACGCGTTGCTGTGCTTCGCGCTGCTGTTGGTGACGGCGTTCATCTACAAGCTGGTGATGATGGCGTTCATCGGGGAAGCCAGGCTCAAGGCGCTTTCGGAATCGGGCTCACTGGATGGCGACCCGCTGTTGTCGGCGGTGTTGTTTGTGGTGTTGTTCGGGTTCTTCGCCAAGTTCTGGACCCATTCGGGTCAGACCCTGGGGATGCAGGTGTGGGGCATCCGGGTGCAGAACGCGGACGGCAGCGGGATCAGCCTGTTGCAGGCGCTGCTGCGTTTTATGGTGTCTATCGCGTCCTGGCTATGCCTGGGGCTGGGCTTTGCCTGGGCGCTGTATGACAAACAGAAGCGCGGGTGGCATGACTTGTATTCCAATAGTCAGTTGGTGAGGGTGCCGAAGCAGAGGTAG
- the lptG gene encoding permease — translation MVKLDRYIGKSVFVAILAVLGIILGLASLFAFIDEMGDVSDSYTLLDAGSFVALTAPRRLYEMLPMAALIGCLIGLGSLASSSELTIMRAAGVSIGRIVWAVMKPMLVLMIFGVLVGEYVAPAAENQAQANRSLAQGSGDAQSARHGMWHRQGDEFIHINAVQPSGVLYGVTRYRFDDERHMLSASFSKQATFKTDYWELKDITTTFFRDGSTEVIKTADERWDVALSPQLLNTVVMPPDSLSITGLWQYAHYLADQGLSNGRYWLAFWTKVLQPLVTVALVLMAISFIFGPLRSVTLGQRVFTGVLVGFTFRIAQDLLGPSSLVFGFSPLFAVLVPAGICALAGILLLRRAG, via the coding sequence ATGGTTAAGCTCGATCGCTACATTGGCAAAAGTGTTTTCGTCGCGATTCTTGCTGTACTCGGGATCATCCTCGGGTTGGCTTCGCTGTTTGCCTTCATTGATGAAATGGGCGATGTCAGTGATTCCTACACGCTGCTCGATGCAGGTAGCTTCGTTGCCCTGACTGCGCCGCGCCGCCTGTACGAAATGCTGCCCATGGCCGCACTGATCGGCTGCCTGATCGGCCTCGGCAGCCTGGCCAGCAGCAGCGAATTGACCATCATGCGTGCCGCTGGTGTGTCCATCGGGCGCATCGTCTGGGCGGTCATGAAGCCGATGCTGGTGCTGATGATTTTTGGTGTGCTGGTTGGTGAATACGTCGCACCCGCCGCAGAGAATCAGGCCCAGGCCAACCGTTCGCTGGCCCAGGGCAGCGGCGATGCGCAGAGCGCGCGTCATGGCATGTGGCACCGTCAGGGTGACGAGTTCATCCACATCAACGCCGTGCAACCGAGCGGCGTGCTGTATGGCGTGACCCGTTACCGTTTCGACGATGAGCGGCACATGCTCAGCGCCAGCTTCAGCAAGCAGGCCACGTTCAAAACCGATTACTGGGAATTGAAGGACATCACGACGACCTTCTTCCGTGATGGCAGCACCGAAGTGATCAAGACCGCCGACGAGCGTTGGGACGTCGCGCTGAGCCCGCAGCTGTTGAATACAGTGGTCATGCCGCCTGATTCGCTGTCGATTACGGGGCTGTGGCAGTACGCGCATTACCTGGCGGATCAGGGCTTGAGCAATGGCCGCTACTGGCTGGCGTTCTGGACCAAAGTGCTGCAGCCGCTGGTGACGGTGGCGCTGGTGTTGATGGCGATCTCGTTCATCTTCGGCCCGTTGCGGTCGGTGACCTTGGGTCAGCGGGTGTTTACAGGCGTGCTGGTGGGTTTCACGTTCCGCATTGCGCAGGATCTGCTGGGGCCTTCGAGTCTGGTATTCGGTTTCTCGCCGCTGTTCGCGGTGCTGGTGCCGGCCGGGATCTGTGCGTTGGCGGGGATATTGCTGTTGCGCAGGGCTGGGTAA
- the lptF gene encoding permease YjgP/YjgQ codes for MIVFRYLSREVLVTLSAVSAVLLVIIMSGRFIKYLAQAASGALDPGVLFLIMGFRMPGFLQLILPLGLFLGILLAYGRLYLESEMTVLSATGMSQQRLLAMTMAPAALVALLVAWLSFSLAPQGATQFSLLINKQDAMTEFDTLVPGRFQTLRDGSRVTYTQELSEDRSNLGGVFISEKRIPADKTKESGITVLVAEKGHQEVKPDGSRFLILENGYRYDGNPGEANYRAIQYDTYGALLPKPDISNEITDREAIPTLDLFGSDLARNQAELHWRISLPILVFIVTLMAVPLARVNPRQGRYLKLLPAILLYMAYLTILIAARGALEKGKLPMALGLWWVHAIFLLIGLGLLYWEPLRLKMASRRAESEVTHG; via the coding sequence TTGATCGTCTTCCGTTATCTGTCCCGAGAAGTGCTGGTTACCCTGAGCGCCGTCAGCGCGGTCTTGCTGGTAATCATCATGAGCGGACGCTTTATCAAGTACCTGGCGCAAGCGGCGTCGGGCGCACTGGATCCAGGCGTGCTGTTCCTGATCATGGGTTTTCGCATGCCCGGCTTCCTGCAGTTGATCCTGCCGCTGGGATTATTCCTGGGGATCTTGCTGGCGTACGGGCGCCTGTACCTGGAGAGCGAAATGACCGTGCTTTCCGCCACGGGCATGAGCCAGCAACGTCTGCTGGCCATGACCATGGCGCCCGCCGCGCTGGTTGCGTTGCTGGTGGCCTGGTTGAGCTTCAGCCTGGCACCGCAGGGAGCGACTCAGTTCTCGCTGCTGATCAACAAACAGGACGCCATGACCGAGTTCGACACCCTGGTGCCGGGCCGCTTCCAGACCCTGCGCGATGGCAGCCGGGTGACCTACACCCAGGAGCTGTCCGAGGATCGTTCGAATCTGGGCGGGGTGTTCATCTCTGAAAAGCGCATTCCGGCTGACAAAACCAAGGAGAGCGGGATCACCGTGCTGGTCGCCGAAAAAGGCCACCAGGAAGTCAAACCCGATGGCAGCCGCTTCCTGATCCTGGAAAACGGCTACCGCTATGACGGCAACCCCGGCGAAGCCAATTACCGCGCCATTCAGTACGACACCTATGGTGCGCTGCTACCCAAACCGGACATCAGCAACGAAATCACCGACCGTGAAGCCATCCCTACCCTGGATCTGTTCGGCAGCGATCTTGCGCGCAATCAGGCCGAGTTGCATTGGCGTATCTCGCTGCCGATCCTGGTGTTCATCGTGACCTTGATGGCGGTGCCGCTGGCCCGGGTCAATCCGCGTCAGGGTCGTTACCTGAAGTTGCTGCCCGCGATTCTGTTGTACATGGCGTACCTGACCATCTTGATTGCCGCCCGTGGCGCCCTTGAAAAAGGCAAGCTGCCGATGGCGCTCGGGTTGTGGTGGGTGCACGCCATATTCCTGTTGATTGGCCTGGGGCTGCTGTATTGGGAGCCACTGCGCTTGAAAATGGCGAGTCGCCGCGCTGAGTCGGAGGTGACCCATGGTTAA